One window of the Rhipicephalus microplus isolate Deutch F79 chromosome 2, USDA_Rmic, whole genome shotgun sequence genome contains the following:
- the LOC142792311 gene encoding glutamate receptor ionotropic, delta-1-like produces MASNAAHLRVTFASAPPWVQPGYRDGNLYVDGIYGQILQALADFVPFSYNIVNNTKLSYGIRLPNGSFSGIVGLLQSGGADLAASPVILSYDRAQVVTYTPTMYTGQCALIAVAGEPFVNAFSYLFVFDWRVWAVLAVCIPLVAAAITFVEHRRARTKGSFLWETYENVWDILRSFSYEGHTTETKSHAGRLLFSIWWLTVLVLTNGFAGQLKASMAIMTEPPRFHSAIEIVYQTTIRPLMWKDTMFELHVIVICECS; encoded by the exons GCTCCACCATGGGTTCAGCCCGGCTACAGAGACGGGAACCTTTACGTGGACGGCATATATGGTCAGATTTTGCAAGCACTGGCCGACTTCGTTCCCTTCAG TTACAATATCGTCAATAATACCAAGCTATCGTATGGCATTCGTCTACCCAACGGGTCTTTCAGCGGCATTGTCGGACTTCTGCAGAGTGGG GGAGCAGACCTGGCCGCTTCACCGGTGATACTGTCCTACGATCGCGCCCAAGTGGTCACGTACACGCCTACAATGTACACTGGCCAATGTGCGCTCATCGCCGTCGCTGGGGAGCCTTTCGTCAACGCGTTCAGCTACCTGTTCGTTTTCGACTGGCGG GTATGGGCAGTGCTTGCTGTTTGCATTCCACTGGTGGCTGCTGCGATCACTTTCGTCGAACATCGGAGAGCTCGGACCAAAGGAAGCTTTCTCTGGGAAACATATGAAAACGTCTGGGACATCCTGCGCTCGTTTTCTTATGAAG GACACACTACAGAGACCAAAAGTCACGCTGGTCGATTACTCTTCTCCATCTGGTGGCTCACAGTGTTGGTGCTTACCAACGGCTTTGCTGGGCAGCTGAAGGCCAGCATGGCCATCATGACAGAGCCTCCCAGATTTCACTCTGCAATAGAGATCGTCTACCAGACCACCATACGACCACTGATGTGGAAGGACACGATGTTCGAGCTGCACGTGATT GTGATATGCGAATGTTCCTAG